A region of Streptomyces paludis DNA encodes the following proteins:
- a CDS encoding SCO4225 family membrane protein, translating into MRQTGPISRRIAPAIDNWTSRIYAGIVLTLALWATAGALGFVEDPDSIARFLAVVLCMPWTLAVFLMIWISQIETWLLGYSFYAESPNWMFEPLWLVFCVVAVFLNARIISRLTRLAALRTGPSGQIVPLGLLGFFGVIVLIFRW; encoded by the coding sequence GTGAGACAGACTGGACCGATTTCCCGGAGAATCGCCCCGGCAATCGACAACTGGACCTCCAGGATCTACGCAGGAATCGTTCTCACTCTGGCCTTGTGGGCCACAGCGGGCGCGCTGGGTTTTGTGGAGGACCCGGATTCCATCGCACGCTTCCTGGCCGTGGTGCTGTGCATGCCATGGACTCTGGCGGTGTTCCTGATGATATGGATCAGCCAGATCGAGACATGGCTGCTCGGTTACAGTTTCTACGCCGAATCGCCGAACTGGATGTTCGAGCCCCTGTGGCTCGTGTTCTGTGTCGTCGCCGTATTTCTGAACGCGCGCATCATTTCCCGGCTCACTCGCCTCGCGGCGCTGCGTACCGGCCCTTCGGGACAGATCGTCCCGCTGGGGCTGCTGGGATTCTTCGGCGTGATCGTTCTGATTTTCCGCTGGTGA
- a CDS encoding MarR family winged helix-turn-helix transcriptional regulator, producing the protein MATPLARTDPLTLEVVDLIGTVVARYYEEYEQAAAQHSLTGAQARVLRLLSLEPLPMRRLARQLKCEPSNVTGIIDRLEARELVERRPDPADRRVKLAVPTEKGLATAALMRDALDFAREPLAGLTVTERALLRDLLKRMLGESPV; encoded by the coding sequence ATGGCCACTCCACTCGCCCGCACAGACCCACTGACCCTCGAAGTGGTCGACCTGATAGGCACCGTCGTGGCGCGGTACTACGAGGAGTACGAACAGGCCGCCGCCCAGCACTCCCTCACCGGCGCGCAGGCGCGCGTCCTGCGGCTGCTGTCGCTGGAGCCCCTGCCGATGCGCCGCCTCGCGCGACAGCTGAAGTGCGAGCCGTCCAATGTCACCGGCATCATCGACCGGCTGGAGGCGCGCGAGCTGGTGGAGCGGCGGCCCGATCCGGCCGACCGCAGGGTGAAGCTGGCCGTCCCGACGGAGAAGGGCCTCGCGACGGCGGCGCTGATGCGGGACGCGCTGGACTTCGCCCGGGAACCGCTCGCCGGGCTCACGGTCACGGAGCGGGCGCTGCTGCGGGATCTGCTGAAGCGGATGCTGGGCGAGAGCCCGGTCTGA
- a CDS encoding DNRLRE domain-containing protein: MSLAVALTLALESAVTVATTGQAVALPAHTSASAPQTRSPAAVTEATDTDSARVAARLAGKRVEVLSERTESSTTWANPDGTVTVDTFGGPVRYEDDLSGAWRDIDVALVQRRNGVVEAAAHPLGLTLAGRTSAADAARIEASGGEPGEPKTPAVPLVSLDDGAGKELTVSWRGELPAPTVVDTHARYADAMPFTDLIVESTRTGFEQFLELKDRRAVEANGSVTLTLSTKGLDVRANEDRSVSFLDSDSGEQVGVLPAPVMWDARTDPRSGDPYRTAEVGLTVSQRGDDVDLTLTPDQDFLTAPDTTFPVTVDPAVNIGPSFDAFVQQGYTTDQSASTELKLGNNGSGQAARSFLAFPMASVTGKNITQAKLNLWNFHSWSCAARSWEVWDTGSVSASARWTAQPAWRKKWADTTSTKGYSSGCADGWVSQDITGLAQSWAANGNATNTLGIRATDESDPYGWKKFNSADAASNIPYLSVTYTSLASVPTGQAITPSLVNAYNGKRYVTSLTPQVSAKVSHAGGGSVKAQFEITPDPAYNDAGGYSYTVTSANVASGGNAKITVPADKAFPAGSHLRYRVRGYDGALYGPWTGYTVFVLNTAKPAAPGISCDTYQRDTWSAKAEDSTKCTFTTTSSDGQGYLWGLDDPATPKRVDDTIAGSGGKPLTVTVKPGDGWHTLYARTVDSGGNLSTATTQYSFGVGADGAALLSPSEGDRSARRVALSAKGRTDYTGVAYQYRRGETDTWKNVPSSDVKKASDGSAVAGWPLAISGGITPALTWDVTATLAEDGPIDVRASFVKGSTTGYSQPSTVTVDRRAGTAPAERLGPGTLNLLTGDYTLSITDVSAFGMTVSRSVSSRHPSAVEEGQAAIFGKEWTAGRILGDSEVSWSQVKKTSAVSVALVDISGQSRGFTATGTGGWRPEPGSSELTLTGSLTGSFTLRDTEGTVTVFSRTDSKATTWQATSTTQDGLAVSTTTVIPEAAGTNGLTRPKRIVASTSAVPAATCAGAPATRGCRVLDFVYATTTTATDDSPGDHAGQVTEIRLWSTAPGASAATSEPVQRYLYDRAGRLFETWQPKVSPPLKTRYGYDADGRVTTLTQAGELPWTFAYGRAGHTDVAGDGMLLKMSRPGLRGGTADVVEGISETSVVYDVPVTGAGAPYPMGPSDVRAWGQSDAPTDATALLPPDAVPPHHTGSALSAGDYERAAITYVNASGREVNSAVPGGHITAAEYDRHGNSVRTLSAANRALALALTADDRATLADLGIAALPTAERAELLSARSTYDESGTRGLEVFGPLRRIELTEPLKSGTTTLLPAGTSVAARNWTVSTYDAGRPTDGSATVEDQVTRATSGAQLLDSPALMAEARVTETVYDWVKGLPVKTIEDPAGLALTTITSYDEQGRAVKEQLPGADGNDAATQLTTYWSATGTGNCAGRPEWADLPCSTYAAAPITGGGSNPSGQPVTTSAYDWWGNTTRTQETVGGVTRVTETGYDAAGRAISLKTSGGSGRSVPETTITYDPGNGQPFRTVSPTGGTITQRYDALGRLISYTDADDGTTRTEYDALDRPVKVSDSIPSTVTYSYDHRAEPRGMAVRSTDSVAGVFTAQYDADGSVVREGLPGGYTLTQKEDPAGAVVSRVYVRDSDSVGVMADSVTRSIHGEVVGHDGWSSQTFGYDRTGRLATVEDTVGDVCTRRTYTFDRSANRTSLTSASGGVGADCPTSAGTRRTHSYDSGNRLVDAGYGYDAFGRTTTLPGSRIDYFANDLVHQQTTAGARQTWTLDAHHRARSWTVESSTENGWETTGSKRNHYDGDGDSPRWIVEDTGTGALTRIVDSAAGEFSATTGADGGTVLQLTGIHGDIGLQLPLDPAEAPQVLDNDEYGNARLGQAAPRYGWLGAKQRSSETLTGLTMLGVRLYNPATGRFLSVDPDPDGGSNAYVYCSGDAVNCRDTTGLLDYSFEFQLGLGKAKAKSLFKHWMKNFGKIFPLKGRAKKITHVGQKMDLRDSIAGFGSINFNVRVASIGARRLRLDARKGSVVYGRNSYIAFRIHKPKKDSKGFGQLYLIVHGHTEGDTWADRWIPGFMYRKGAYSTWDKLASNLRRQVW, translated from the coding sequence ATGTCACTGGCCGTCGCGCTGACCCTGGCACTGGAATCGGCGGTCACGGTCGCGACGACGGGCCAGGCTGTCGCACTGCCCGCGCACACCTCCGCCTCAGCGCCGCAGACGCGTTCACCCGCCGCTGTCACCGAGGCCACCGACACGGATTCCGCGCGGGTGGCGGCTCGCCTCGCCGGCAAGCGGGTCGAAGTCCTGTCCGAGCGCACCGAGTCGTCCACGACCTGGGCGAACCCCGATGGCACCGTAACGGTCGACACCTTCGGCGGGCCGGTCCGCTACGAGGACGACCTCAGCGGCGCCTGGCGGGACATCGATGTGGCTCTGGTCCAGCGGCGGAACGGCGTCGTCGAGGCCGCGGCCCATCCGCTCGGCCTGACCCTCGCGGGCAGAACCTCCGCGGCCGACGCCGCGAGGATCGAGGCGTCCGGGGGCGAACCGGGAGAGCCGAAGACACCCGCCGTACCGCTCGTTTCCCTGGACGACGGCGCCGGCAAGGAACTGACGGTCTCCTGGCGCGGCGAGCTTCCCGCGCCCACCGTCGTGGACACACACGCACGTTATGCGGACGCGATGCCGTTCACCGATCTGATCGTGGAATCCACCCGTACGGGCTTCGAGCAGTTCCTGGAGCTGAAGGACCGTCGCGCCGTCGAGGCGAACGGCTCCGTGACGCTCACTCTGAGTACCAAGGGGCTCGACGTCCGCGCGAATGAGGACCGTTCGGTCTCGTTCCTGGACAGCGACAGCGGCGAACAGGTCGGAGTCCTGCCCGCCCCGGTGATGTGGGACGCGCGCACCGACCCCAGGAGCGGGGACCCCTACCGCACCGCCGAAGTGGGACTCACGGTCTCCCAGCGGGGCGACGATGTCGACCTCACGCTCACCCCGGACCAGGACTTCCTGACGGCTCCCGACACCACGTTCCCGGTGACGGTCGATCCGGCGGTGAACATCGGCCCCAGTTTCGACGCCTTCGTTCAGCAGGGCTACACCACGGACCAGTCCGCGTCGACCGAGCTGAAGCTGGGCAACAACGGATCGGGCCAGGCGGCGCGCTCCTTCCTCGCCTTCCCGATGGCTTCCGTCACGGGAAAGAACATCACCCAGGCGAAGCTCAACCTGTGGAACTTCCACTCCTGGTCGTGCGCGGCGAGGAGTTGGGAGGTGTGGGACACCGGGTCCGTCTCCGCGTCCGCCCGCTGGACCGCACAGCCCGCCTGGCGCAAGAAGTGGGCGGACACGACGAGCACCAAGGGGTACTCCTCGGGGTGCGCGGACGGGTGGGTCAGCCAGGACATCACCGGACTGGCCCAGTCCTGGGCGGCCAACGGAAACGCGACCAACACGCTCGGCATCCGGGCCACGGACGAATCCGATCCGTACGGCTGGAAGAAGTTCAACTCCGCCGACGCGGCCTCGAACATCCCCTACCTCTCGGTGACATACACCTCCCTGGCCTCCGTACCGACCGGGCAGGCCATCACCCCCTCACTGGTGAACGCCTACAACGGCAAGCGATACGTCACCTCGCTCACCCCTCAGGTGTCGGCGAAGGTGAGCCACGCGGGCGGCGGCAGCGTCAAGGCACAGTTCGAGATCACACCCGACCCGGCCTACAACGACGCCGGTGGCTACTCGTACACGGTGACCAGCGCGAACGTGGCGTCCGGCGGGAACGCGAAGATCACCGTGCCGGCGGACAAGGCGTTCCCGGCGGGCTCTCATCTGCGGTACCGCGTGCGCGGGTACGACGGCGCGCTCTACGGACCGTGGACCGGCTACACCGTATTCGTACTGAACACGGCCAAGCCGGCCGCACCCGGGATCAGTTGCGACACCTACCAAAGGGACACCTGGTCGGCCAAGGCCGAGGACAGCACCAAGTGCACCTTCACCACGACTTCCAGCGACGGCCAGGGCTACCTGTGGGGCCTGGACGATCCGGCCACGCCCAAACGCGTCGACGACACGATCGCCGGGTCGGGAGGCAAGCCGTTGACCGTCACCGTCAAGCCGGGGGACGGCTGGCACACCCTGTACGCGAGGACCGTCGACTCCGGAGGCAATCTGTCCACCGCCACCACGCAGTACTCCTTCGGTGTCGGTGCGGACGGTGCCGCGCTGCTGTCTCCCTCCGAGGGAGACCGGTCGGCTCGCCGGGTGGCGCTGTCCGCCAAGGGCAGGACCGACTACACGGGGGTGGCGTATCAGTACCGCCGTGGCGAGACAGACACCTGGAAAAACGTTCCTTCATCCGATGTGAAGAAGGCATCGGACGGTTCGGCCGTAGCCGGCTGGCCGCTGGCCATCAGTGGCGGCATCACCCCGGCGCTCACCTGGGATGTCACCGCCACGCTCGCGGAGGACGGACCCATCGACGTACGCGCCTCGTTCGTCAAGGGTTCCACCACGGGCTATTCGCAGCCCAGCACGGTCACGGTGGACCGCAGAGCGGGCACCGCGCCCGCCGAGCGGCTGGGTCCTGGCACTCTGAACCTGCTCACCGGTGACTACACGCTGTCGATCACCGATGTCTCCGCCTTCGGTATGACCGTTTCCCGGTCCGTCTCCTCCCGCCATCCGTCGGCGGTGGAGGAGGGACAGGCCGCGATCTTCGGCAAGGAGTGGACCGCCGGCAGGATCCTCGGGGACTCCGAGGTGTCGTGGTCGCAGGTGAAGAAGACCTCGGCCGTCTCCGTCGCGCTCGTGGACATCAGCGGCCAGTCCCGGGGCTTCACGGCCACCGGCACGGGCGGCTGGCGACCGGAGCCGGGCTCCTCGGAGCTGACTCTGACCGGATCACTGACCGGCTCGTTCACCCTGCGGGACACCGAGGGCACGGTGACCGTCTTCAGCAGGACCGACTCCAAGGCGACCACCTGGCAGGCGACCTCCACCACTCAGGACGGCCTGGCCGTCTCCACCACGACCGTGATCCCCGAAGCCGCGGGCACCAACGGCCTGACACGTCCGAAGCGCATCGTCGCGTCGACCTCGGCCGTTCCGGCCGCCACCTGCGCCGGCGCTCCCGCCACCAGGGGGTGCCGAGTGCTGGATTTCGTGTACGCCACCACCACCACGGCCACGGACGACTCCCCCGGAGACCACGCCGGCCAAGTGACGGAGATCCGCCTCTGGTCGACAGCCCCGGGAGCCTCCGCCGCGACATCGGAACCGGTGCAGCGGTACCTCTACGACAGGGCGGGGAGGCTGTTCGAGACCTGGCAGCCGAAGGTGAGCCCGCCGCTGAAGACCCGCTACGGCTACGACGCCGACGGCAGGGTCACGACATTGACCCAGGCAGGCGAGCTTCCGTGGACCTTCGCCTACGGAAGGGCCGGCCACACGGACGTGGCCGGTGACGGGATGCTGCTCAAGATGTCCCGCCCGGGGCTGCGCGGAGGCACCGCCGACGTCGTCGAGGGCATCAGCGAGACCAGCGTCGTCTACGACGTACCCGTGACCGGCGCAGGCGCCCCTTACCCGATGGGTCCCTCGGACGTACGAGCATGGGGACAGAGCGACGCGCCCACCGATGCCACCGCCCTGCTGCCGCCCGACGCGGTTCCCCCGCACCACACCGGCTCCGCTCTGAGCGCCGGTGACTACGAGCGGGCGGCCATCACCTATGTCAACGCCTCGGGACGTGAGGTCAACTCGGCTGTGCCGGGAGGACATATCACCGCTGCCGAATACGACCGCCACGGCAACAGCGTACGTACGCTGTCCGCGGCCAACCGGGCCCTGGCACTCGCCCTCACCGCCGATGACCGGGCCACACTGGCCGACCTCGGAATCGCGGCTCTGCCGACGGCCGAGCGAGCCGAGCTGCTCTCCGCCCGCTCGACGTACGACGAGAGCGGCACGCGCGGCCTGGAGGTGTTCGGTCCGCTGCGGCGCATCGAGCTGACGGAGCCGCTGAAGTCGGGAACAACCACCCTGCTGCCGGCCGGCACTTCGGTAGCGGCGCGCAACTGGACGGTGAGCACCTACGACGCCGGGCGTCCCACGGACGGCAGCGCCACCGTGGAGGACCAGGTCACCCGCGCCACCTCCGGGGCCCAGCTCCTGGACTCTCCCGCGCTCATGGCCGAGGCCCGGGTCACCGAGACCGTCTACGACTGGGTCAAGGGACTGCCCGTCAAAACGATCGAGGACCCGGCCGGACTCGCGCTGACCACCATCACTTCGTATGACGAACAAGGCCGGGCGGTCAAGGAACAGCTCCCCGGAGCCGACGGCAACGACGCCGCCACTCAGCTCACGACGTACTGGTCGGCGACGGGCACCGGCAACTGCGCCGGGCGGCCCGAGTGGGCCGATCTGCCCTGCTCGACCTACGCCGCGGCACCGATCACCGGCGGGGGGAGCAATCCGAGCGGTCAGCCGGTCACCACATCCGCCTACGACTGGTGGGGCAACACCACCAGAACCCAGGAGACCGTCGGCGGGGTGACGCGCGTCACCGAGACGGGATACGACGCGGCGGGCCGGGCCATCTCGCTGAAGACCAGCGGCGGCAGCGGCCGTTCCGTACCGGAGACGACCATCACCTACGACCCCGGCAACGGGCAGCCGTTCAGAACCGTCTCACCGACCGGGGGCACGATCACCCAGAGGTACGACGCGCTGGGGCGCCTGATCTCGTACACCGACGCCGACGACGGCACCACCCGGACCGAGTACGACGCGCTCGACCGGCCGGTCAAGGTCTCCGATTCCATTCCTTCGACCGTGACCTACTCCTACGACCACCGGGCCGAGCCGCGTGGCATGGCGGTCAGGAGCACCGACTCGGTGGCGGGTGTGTTCACCGCCCAGTACGACGCGGACGGCTCGGTCGTGCGGGAAGGACTGCCCGGCGGCTACACCCTGACACAGAAGGAGGATCCCGCCGGGGCCGTCGTCTCCCGGGTCTACGTTCGGGACAGCGACAGCGTCGGCGTCATGGCCGACTCCGTGACCCGGTCCATCCATGGCGAGGTCGTCGGCCACGACGGCTGGTCGTCGCAGACCTTCGGTTACGACAGGACCGGGCGGCTGGCAACCGTCGAGGACACGGTCGGGGACGTGTGCACGAGGCGAACCTATACGTTCGACCGGAGCGCCAACCGGACCTCGCTCACCAGCGCGAGCGGCGGCGTCGGCGCGGACTGCCCGACGAGCGCGGGCACTCGCAGGACGCACAGCTACGACAGCGGCAACCGCCTGGTCGACGCGGGGTACGGATACGACGCGTTCGGCCGTACCACCACCCTGCCCGGCAGCCGGATCGACTACTTCGCCAACGATCTGGTCCATCAGCAGACCACCGCGGGAGCGCGTCAGACCTGGACGCTCGACGCCCATCACCGGGCACGCTCCTGGACGGTGGAGTCCAGTACGGAGAACGGCTGGGAGACCACCGGGTCCAAGCGGAACCACTACGACGGTGACGGAGACAGCCCACGCTGGATCGTCGAGGACACCGGGACCGGGGCACTGACCCGTATCGTCGACTCGGCGGCGGGTGAGTTCTCGGCGACGACCGGGGCGGACGGTGGCACCGTCCTGCAACTGACCGGAATCCACGGGGACATCGGACTCCAGCTCCCGCTGGACCCGGCCGAGGCCCCCCAGGTGCTCGACAACGACGAGTACGGCAACGCCCGTCTTGGGCAGGCCGCTCCCCGCTACGGCTGGCTCGGTGCCAAGCAGCGCTCCAGCGAGACCCTCACCGGTCTGACGATGCTGGGTGTCCGCCTGTACAACCCGGCGACCGGACGGTTTCTCTCCGTGGACCCCGACCCGGACGGCGGGTCGAACGCCTACGTCTACTGCTCGGGCGACGCGGTCAACTGCCGCGACACCACCGGGCTGCTGGACTACAGCTTCGAATTCCAGCTCGGCCTCGGCAAAGCAAAGGCGAAATCCCTCTTCAAGCACTGGATGAAGAATTTCGGAAAGATCTTCCCACTCAAGGGACGAGCCAAAAAGATCACCCATGTCGGCCAGAAGATGGATCTGCGCGACTCGATCGCCGGATTCGGCTCCATCAACTTCAATGTACGCGTCGCGTCCATCGGAGCACGGAGGCTGCGCCTCGACGCACGCAAGGGAAGCGTCGTCTACGGCCGAAACTCCTACATAGCTTTCCGCATCCACAAACCCAAGAAGGACAGCAAGGGATTCGGGCAGCTCTACCTGATCGTCCACGGCCACACGGAGGGCGACACCTGGGCGGACCGCTGGATACCAGGGTTCATGTACCGGAAGGGAGCATATTCCACCTGGGATAAACTGGCCAGTAACCTCCGTCGGCAGGTGTGGTGA
- a CDS encoding NADP-dependent oxidoreductase, producing MTALPTSGRAWYLVARPDGWPVPSDVALRDVPVTEPGEGRILVRNRHFSVDPYMRGRMNDVKSYTPPFQLDQPMDGGAVGEVIASNAEGFAVGDSVLHGLGWREYAEVPAAHATRIDAPLPAYLGVLGMTGLTAYAGLFETASFKEGDAVFVSGAAGAVGSQVGQIAKINGASRVIGSAGSDEKVKLLIEEYGFDAAFNYKDGPVREQLAAAAPDGIDVYFDNVGGEHLEAAVSELNVNGRATLCGAIAQYNNTGPTAGPRNLALVIGKRLRLQGMLVSDHFGLKEKFVQDVSGWIASGQLKYRETTVEGIENGFDAFLGVLRGDNTGKMIVTLG from the coding sequence ATGACCGCACTCCCCACATCCGGCCGCGCCTGGTATCTCGTCGCCCGTCCTGACGGCTGGCCCGTGCCGTCGGACGTGGCCCTGCGCGACGTTCCGGTGACCGAGCCGGGGGAGGGGCGGATCCTGGTCCGGAATCGGCACTTCTCCGTCGACCCGTACATGCGCGGCCGGATGAACGACGTGAAGTCGTACACCCCGCCGTTCCAGCTGGACCAGCCGATGGACGGCGGCGCGGTCGGCGAGGTCATCGCGTCGAACGCCGAGGGCTTCGCCGTCGGTGACAGTGTGCTGCACGGCCTCGGCTGGCGTGAGTACGCCGAGGTCCCGGCCGCGCACGCCACCAGGATCGACGCGCCGCTCCCCGCGTATCTCGGGGTGCTGGGCATGACCGGCCTCACGGCGTACGCCGGACTCTTCGAGACCGCGTCCTTCAAGGAGGGCGACGCCGTCTTCGTCTCCGGCGCAGCCGGCGCCGTCGGCAGCCAGGTCGGCCAGATCGCGAAGATCAACGGCGCCTCGCGGGTGATCGGTTCGGCCGGTTCGGACGAGAAGGTCAAGCTGCTCATCGAGGAGTACGGCTTCGACGCGGCGTTCAACTACAAGGACGGCCCGGTCCGGGAGCAGCTCGCGGCGGCGGCGCCCGACGGCATCGACGTCTACTTCGACAATGTGGGCGGGGAGCACCTCGAAGCCGCGGTCTCCGAGCTGAACGTGAACGGCCGCGCGACGCTGTGCGGCGCCATCGCGCAGTACAACAACACGGGCCCGACCGCCGGCCCGCGCAATCTCGCCCTGGTCATCGGCAAGCGGCTGCGCCTCCAGGGCATGCTGGTCAGCGACCACTTCGGCCTCAAGGAGAAGTTCGTCCAGGATGTCTCGGGCTGGATCGCCTCGGGACAGCTGAAGTACCGCGAGACGACGGTCGAGGGTATTGAGAACGGCTTTGACGCGTTCCTGGGTGTACTCCGTGGTGACAACACCGGGAAGATGATCGTCACCCTGGGCTGA
- a CDS encoding SCO2400 family protein, with the protein MDYCDPCRRHLNGALACPGCGAPAGEARPEPRADAVPASARASAPAPAPAPVSAPDAVVPYELTVPPREPEPSATSSGRTGPRRSRDSRSRGRGRGALIGGIVVVLAAGALGVAHLTTDPGGRDGATSVREDAVVAPDGGGDGTDRPAVPDAPGASASGPAPGAETGAGTGTGVTTDPEDGDGGTGAGGAGPNASGQPVPSAPAGEGRPDAGTASGGGQPPEPGTTTPTGTGTSASDAPATGTPGATPTPSTSPTPTATPTPEPTETCTRFLWWCT; encoded by the coding sequence ATGGACTACTGCGACCCGTGCCGTCGGCACCTCAATGGCGCGCTGGCCTGCCCGGGATGCGGCGCGCCCGCCGGCGAGGCACGCCCCGAACCGCGCGCGGACGCGGTTCCGGCGTCGGCTCGGGCGTCGGCTCCGGCACCGGCACCGGCTCCCGTATCGGCTCCGGACGCGGTCGTCCCGTACGAGCTGACCGTGCCCCCGCGCGAACCGGAGCCCTCCGCGACCTCGTCGGGCCGTACCGGACCGCGCCGGTCGCGGGACAGCCGCAGTCGCGGGCGCGGTCGCGGGGCGCTGATCGGCGGGATCGTGGTGGTGCTGGCGGCGGGCGCGCTGGGAGTGGCCCACCTCACGACGGACCCCGGAGGCCGGGACGGCGCCACCTCGGTGCGGGAGGACGCCGTCGTCGCCCCCGACGGCGGCGGGGACGGTACGGACCGCCCGGCCGTCCCCGACGCCCCCGGCGCCAGTGCGTCCGGCCCGGCGCCGGGCGCGGAGACCGGAGCCGGTACGGGGACGGGAGTGACGACGGACCCGGAGGACGGCGACGGCGGTACGGGCGCCGGTGGCGCCGGCCCGAACGCGTCGGGGCAGCCCGTCCCTTCGGCGCCCGCCGGTGAGGGCCGCCCGGACGCCGGTACGGCGAGCGGTGGCGGTCAGCCGCCGGAGCCGGGCACCACTACGCCGACCGGAACCGGCACCTCCGCCTCCGACGCCCCGGCCACCGGGACCCCCGGCGCCACCCCGACGCCGTCCACCAGCCCCACCCCCACCGCGACCCCCACGCCCGAGCCGACCGAGACCTGCACCCGCTTCCTCTGGTGGTGCACCTGA
- the arfA gene encoding arabinosylfuranosidase ArfA, producing the protein MTRSARFTLHPDFTVGEVNPRLFGSFVEHLGRCVYTGIHEPGHPTADAAGLRTDVLELVRELGPTAIRYPGGNFVSGFRWEDSVGPVDERPRRLDLAWKTTESNRFGLGEFIDFVRKAGPEAEPMMAVNLGTRGVAEAIQLQEYANHPSGTELSDRRAANGDKDPYGIRLWCLGNEVDGPWQTGHKTAEEYGRIAAETARAMRQIDPDVELVASGSSNSNMDTFAAWEATVLTETYDLVDYVSLHSYYWETDGDRDSFLASAVDMEAFIEKVVATCDHVGARLKSDKKINLSFDEWNVWYMEKPNPHQVEDWQEAPRLLEDIYSVTDAVVFGSLLIALLRHADRVTVACLAQLVNVIAPIMTEPGGAAWRQTTFYPFAQASKYGRGTVLDVRVDSPSHTTKKHGEADLLHATAVRAEDGSVTVFAVNRSQTEALPLTVELAGLGLTTVVEHSVLADADPEARNTLEDQDRVTPHAAEGTSLTAGSLTATLEPLSWNVIRLAP; encoded by the coding sequence ATGACCCGATCCGCCCGCTTCACCCTGCACCCGGACTTCACGGTCGGCGAGGTGAACCCCCGGCTCTTCGGCTCGTTCGTCGAACACCTCGGCCGCTGTGTCTACACCGGCATCCACGAGCCCGGCCATCCGACCGCCGACGCGGCCGGGCTCCGTACGGACGTCCTCGAACTCGTCCGCGAGCTGGGCCCCACGGCCATCCGCTACCCGGGCGGCAACTTCGTCTCCGGCTTCCGCTGGGAGGACAGCGTGGGACCGGTGGACGAGCGGCCCCGCCGGCTCGACCTGGCCTGGAAGACCACGGAGTCCAACCGCTTCGGGCTCGGCGAGTTCATCGACTTCGTCCGCAAGGCCGGCCCCGAGGCCGAGCCGATGATGGCCGTCAACCTCGGTACGCGCGGGGTGGCCGAGGCCATCCAGCTCCAGGAGTACGCCAACCACCCCTCCGGCACGGAGCTGTCCGACCGCCGCGCCGCGAACGGCGACAAGGACCCGTACGGCATCCGGCTCTGGTGCCTGGGCAACGAGGTGGACGGCCCCTGGCAGACCGGCCACAAGACGGCCGAGGAGTACGGGCGGATCGCCGCCGAGACCGCGCGCGCGATGCGGCAGATCGACCCGGACGTCGAACTGGTCGCCAGCGGCTCGTCCAACTCGAACATGGACACCTTCGCCGCGTGGGAGGCGACGGTCCTCACCGAGACATACGACCTCGTCGACTATGTCTCCCTGCACAGCTACTACTGGGAGACGGACGGCGACCGCGACTCCTTCCTCGCCTCGGCGGTGGACATGGAGGCGTTCATCGAGAAGGTCGTGGCGACCTGTGACCATGTCGGGGCCCGGCTGAAGTCCGACAAGAAGATCAACCTCTCGTTCGACGAGTGGAACGTCTGGTACATGGAGAAGCCGAACCCGCACCAGGTCGAGGACTGGCAGGAGGCCCCCCGTCTGCTGGAGGACATCTACTCGGTGACCGACGCCGTCGTCTTCGGCTCGCTGCTGATCGCGCTGCTCCGGCACGCGGACCGGGTCACGGTGGCCTGCCTCGCCCAGCTCGTCAATGTCATCGCGCCGATCATGACCGAGCCGGGCGGCGCCGCCTGGCGGCAGACCACCTTCTACCCCTTCGCCCAGGCGTCCAAGTACGGCCGTGGCACGGTGCTGGACGTACGGGTCGACTCGCCGTCGCACACCACGAAGAAGCACGGCGAGGCCGACCTGCTGCACGCCACCGCCGTACGGGCCGAGGACGGTTCGGTCACCGTCTTCGCCGTCAACCGCAGCCAGACCGAGGCGCTGCCGCTCACCGTGGAGCTGGCCGGGCTCGGGCTGACGACGGTCGTCGAGCACAGCGTCCTCGCCGACGCCGACCCGGAGGCCAGGAACACCCTGGAGGACCAGGACCGCGTCACCCCGCACGCGGCCGAGGGCACCTCCCTCACCGCCGGCTCCCTGACGGCCACTCTGGAACCGCTCTCCTGGAACGTGATCCGACTGGCCCCCTGA